The DNA region CGACGCCGAGCGCGTCACCGGCGCTCAGCTCGCCGAGGCGATGCGCATCGGCGTGGACGCCGTGGCCCAGCTCGGCGGTGCGGCACTGGGCGACAAGACGATGCTGGACGCCCTCTATCCGGGCGTCGAGGCGCTGGCGGCGGGCGGGCCCCATCCGTACGGAGCGGCGCGTACAGCCGCGGACGAGGGCGCGCTGGCCACCGTGCCGATGCGTGCGCGCAAGGGCCGCGCCAGCTATCTCGGCGAGAGAAGCGTCGGGCACAAGGACCCGGGCGCGACGTCGTCGGCTCTGCTCTTCACAGCCCTGGCCGGGGCGGTCGCCGATGAGTGAGCAGCAGGACACCCCACCGAGGGTCGGGATCGTGCTGGTCTCCCACAGCAAGGAGGTCGCCGACTCGGTGGCGCGTCTCGCCGTGGGGCTCGCCGCCGGAAGAGACAGCGCGCCCGTGGAGGGCGCGGGCGGCGGGCCTGACGGCGGCCTGGGTACGAGTGCGGAGCTGATCAGTGCCGCCGCGCACAAGGTCGACACGGGTGCGGGTGTGGCCGTCCTCGTCGACCTCGGCAGCGCGGTGCTGACGGTGAAGGTGCTGCTGGCCGAGGGGGACGAACTGCCGGAGAACGCACAGCTCGTGGACGCCCCGCTCGTGGAGGGCGCGATCGCCGCGGTGGTCGCGTCGGCGGGCGGTGCGGACCTCGCCGAGGTCGCGGCGGCGGCCGAGGAGGCGTACCACTTCCGGAAGGTGTGAACGCACCGGCGAGGTGAGCGCCCGGATCGGTGGTGGGCGCCGCTGCGCCGCACACCGCCCGGTCGCGCAGGCTTCCCCGGTCTGTCTGCCCGTAGCCCGGCGTCCGGCCCGCCGCGAAGGCGAAGGGGCCGCTCAGCCGGTGGCGCGGAGCCTCGGGGCCGCGGGCCTTTCGGCCGCCTCTCCGGACGCCTTCCGCCGCCGCGGCCGGTCCTCCCTCTCCGCTTCCTCCGCGTCCTGCACGCTGCCGGCCTTCGAACGCGCCCAGTCCGCGAGTCCCGCGACGTCGATGCCGTGGGGCGCTTCGCCGCGGTACGCATCGATGCCCCCGGCTCCACGCAGCAGCAGGCGTGCTCCGCCCTTCGTATTGCCGCGTGCGAGGTGGGTGATCCCCACCGCGAGCTGTGCGAGTCCCTTCCAGAGCGGGGCTTCCGCTTCCGGCGCCGACTTCCATGCGTCCTCCAGCACCTCGTGGGCGTGGAAGGGCATCCCATCGTCGAGCAGCCGCTGTGCTTCCGTCAGGGTCGCCTCAGGGGTCCGGACGACGCCCTCGGGCTGACGGGCGACGCCCTGTCGTCCGTAGGGCAGCGGCCTTCCCAACCCGTCGCGGGGGCGGGCGTTGCGTGCCTTACCGTCGGGGTCGCGGTCGCGCCGCCGTACGGCACCGGCGACCGGGAGGGACGGTGCGGAGCCCCGCGGATCGTGGCCGCAGAACTCGCACTCGGGGCGCGAACGGTCCTCGCGCACCCTGCCGCACTCCTCACAGACCTGGTCGAGCCAGCACGCCGCTTCCCCGCCCTGCTGTTCATGGCTCTCCTGCACGTGTCCCTCTCCCTCGCCGCACAACTCCCGGGCGGCAGCGGCACGTTCGCCGCCCGCCCGTCTCCGCGTCCCGCCGTCTCCCCGCCCCGCAGTATCGCCGCCCCCGCCGTCTCAGCCTTCCGCGTGGACCTCGGTCAGGGGCACGCCCACATCGCCGAGTTTCGCCTCGTCGACCGGCAGACCGGAAGTGACGAGGGTGCGGAGGGGTCCGGTGACGTCCCATACGTTGACGTT from Streptomyces marispadix includes:
- a CDS encoding PTS-dependent dihydroxyacetone kinase phosphotransferase subunit DhaM is translated as MSEQQDTPPRVGIVLVSHSKEVADSVARLAVGLAAGRDSAPVEGAGGGPDGGLGTSAELISAAAHKVDTGAGVAVLVDLGSAVLTVKVLLAEGDELPENAQLVDAPLVEGAIAAVVASAGGADLAEVAAAAEEAYHFRKV
- a CDS encoding DUF309 domain-containing protein, which encodes MQESHEQQGGEAACWLDQVCEECGRVREDRSRPECEFCGHDPRGSAPSLPVAGAVRRRDRDPDGKARNARPRDGLGRPLPYGRQGVARQPEGVVRTPEATLTEAQRLLDDGMPFHAHEVLEDAWKSAPEAEAPLWKGLAQLAVGITHLARGNTKGGARLLLRGAGGIDAYRGEAPHGIDVAGLADWARSKAGSVQDAEEAEREDRPRRRKASGEAAERPAAPRLRATG
- the dhaL gene encoding dihydroxyacetone kinase subunit DhaL yields the protein MTDLTDELDADVIFRWLTAAAASVEREADVLTELDSAIGDADHGSNLQRGFAAVVTALGKESPSAPGPVLILAGRQLVSSVGGASGPLYGTLLRRTGKALGDAERVTGAQLAEAMRIGVDAVAQLGGAALGDKTMLDALYPGVEALAAGGPHPYGAARTAADEGALATVPMRARKGRASYLGERSVGHKDPGATSSALLFTALAGAVADE